In a single window of the Sphingosinicella microcystinivorans genome:
- a CDS encoding TonB-dependent receptor → MTQKKRQKNAVRPSLVALWLLANSAPVLAQGPDAQTYDMPAQALGAALGEIGTRSGTEIIAPAALVEGLAAPALRGAYAPDDAVRALLAGTGLAAERVNGALVIRRAESVGARSGDEPIVVTGTRIRGAPIASPVIAVSADRMRAAGQAGLADAMRALPQNFGGGQNPGIGNNVPEASGVDIGGGTSLNLRGLGSDATLTLLNGHRLSYSSALQSVDISAIPFDAVDRIEIVADGASALYGSDAVAGVANIILRRDFDGVRTRARWGASTDGGNGQQQYGLLAGRTWDSGGLMGAYEFSRISPIVARQRSYAADVTPGVTLFPFLKHHNGLVSGHQTIGDKVTLAFDALYNKRWKASIFPLNTAGDLDVSRAENRTRSMSFAIAPALKVDLGSWRAALSTMYGEDRVHFTIANILGDSILLNGPNCYCNSATSIELAADGPLFSLPGGSARLALGGGYRQNAFELRRALAPQLDINETRDSNFAYAELNLPFVAPAMAVPGVYRLNLSGALRYERYPDIDTVVTPKLGLIYEPFAGVTLKGSWGRSFRAPTFLQLYQSPSATLVPATRLGGTATPGATALLLIGGNTALAPERARTWSASVVFEPASIAGARLELGWFETRYRNRIVTPIVTTAQALADPAYADLVSRDPDVGAVNTAIASVDSFFNSTGGVFDPASVTAIVNNRYVNAGHQTIRGFDALASYETAIAGGTLNLTLNATWLESTQRRTALQPELALAGRLFNPPHWRARAGANWSAGPLGLNAHLNYTGGVTDMRQMPPDDVEGTTTLDLAVRFETPRGGGLLGSLEFVLAAENVLNARPDPIRTTLYYDTPYDSTNYSAVGRFISLGVSKTW, encoded by the coding sequence ATGACGCAGAAGAAACGGCAGAAAAATGCCGTGAGGCCCAGTCTTGTCGCGCTCTGGTTGCTGGCGAACAGCGCACCGGTGCTCGCGCAGGGACCCGATGCGCAGACCTACGATATGCCCGCGCAGGCGCTTGGTGCCGCGCTCGGCGAAATCGGAACGCGGTCGGGCACCGAAATCATCGCGCCGGCGGCGCTCGTGGAGGGACTTGCAGCGCCGGCGCTACGCGGCGCCTACGCCCCCGATGATGCCGTCCGCGCATTGCTTGCAGGAACGGGGCTTGCCGCGGAGCGTGTGAACGGCGCACTCGTGATCCGCCGCGCCGAATCTGTAGGCGCACGCAGCGGCGACGAACCGATCGTCGTCACTGGCACGCGGATTCGGGGTGCGCCCATTGCCTCGCCGGTCATCGCGGTCAGCGCTGACCGGATGCGCGCGGCGGGGCAGGCGGGGCTCGCCGATGCGATGCGGGCGTTGCCGCAGAATTTTGGGGGCGGGCAGAACCCGGGCATCGGCAACAATGTCCCCGAGGCGAGCGGCGTCGACATCGGCGGCGGCACGTCGCTCAACCTGCGCGGGCTTGGCAGCGATGCCACACTGACGCTCCTCAACGGCCACCGGCTGTCCTATTCGTCGGCGCTGCAGAGCGTCGATATCTCGGCGATTCCCTTCGATGCCGTCGACCGCATCGAGATCGTCGCGGACGGCGCATCGGCGCTCTACGGCTCGGATGCTGTCGCCGGTGTCGCGAACATCATTCTCCGCCGCGATTTCGACGGTGTGCGGACGCGGGCACGCTGGGGCGCATCGACCGACGGCGGCAACGGTCAGCAGCAGTACGGACTTCTGGCCGGGCGCACCTGGGACAGCGGCGGTCTCATGGGCGCCTATGAATTCTCGCGCATCTCGCCGATCGTCGCGCGGCAGCGCAGCTATGCCGCCGATGTGACCCCGGGTGTGACGCTGTTTCCCTTCCTCAAGCACCACAACGGGCTTGTGAGCGGGCATCAGACGATCGGGGACAAGGTCACGCTCGCCTTCGATGCACTTTACAACAAGCGCTGGAAGGCATCTATCTTCCCGCTGAACACAGCCGGCGACCTCGATGTGAGCCGCGCGGAAAACCGGACGCGGAGCATGTCCTTTGCGATCGCGCCCGCGCTCAAGGTGGATCTCGGCAGCTGGCGCGCCGCCCTCTCCACGATGTACGGCGAGGACCGCGTGCATTTCACGATCGCCAACATCCTTGGCGACAGCATCCTATTGAACGGCCCCAATTGCTATTGCAATTCCGCGACCTCGATTGAGCTTGCCGCGGATGGTCCGTTGTTTTCGCTACCCGGCGGCAGTGCACGCCTCGCGCTAGGCGGCGGCTACCGGCAGAATGCCTTCGAACTGCGCCGCGCGCTTGCGCCGCAGCTCGACATCAACGAGACGCGCGACAGCAACTTTGCCTACGCGGAGCTGAACCTGCCGTTCGTCGCGCCGGCCATGGCTGTTCCGGGCGTCTACCGTCTGAACCTTAGTGGTGCGCTCCGCTACGAGCGTTACCCCGATATCGATACGGTGGTGACGCCCAAGCTCGGCCTCATCTACGAGCCCTTCGCCGGTGTGACGCTGAAGGGCAGCTGGGGCCGGTCGTTTCGCGCGCCGACCTTCCTGCAGCTCTATCAGTCGCCGTCGGCGACGCTCGTCCCCGCAACCCGCCTCGGCGGCACCGCAACGCCCGGCGCAACCGCGCTGCTGCTGATCGGTGGCAACACCGCACTCGCGCCCGAACGTGCGCGAACCTGGTCGGCGTCGGTCGTGTTTGAGCCCGCGTCGATAGCAGGCGCGCGGCTTGAGCTTGGCTGGTTTGAAACGCGCTACCGGAACCGCATCGTTACACCGATCGTGACGACAGCGCAGGCGCTCGCCGATCCCGCCTACGCCGATCTGGTTTCCCGCGATCCGGACGTTGGCGCAGTGAATACCGCTATCGCCTCGGTGGACAGTTTTTTCAACAGCACTGGTGGAGTCTTTGATCCGGCTTCGGTGACTGCAATTGTCAACAACCGCTACGTCAATGCCGGGCATCAGACGATCCGCGGGTTCGATGCGCTGGCAAGCTACGAAACCGCCATTGCCGGAGGCACGCTCAACCTTACGCTCAACGCGACCTGGCTCGAAAGCACACAGCGTCGTACCGCACTGCAGCCCGAGCTGGCGCTCGCGGGCCGGCTGTTCAACCCGCCGCACTGGCGTGCACGCGCCGGCGCAAACTGGAGCGCGGGGCCACTCGGGCTGAACGCGCATCTCAACTATACCGGCGGGGTTACCGACATGCGGCAGATGCCTCCCGATGATGTCGAGGGGACGACAACGCTCGATCTCGCGGTGCGCTTCGAGACACCGCGCGGCGGCGGTCTCCTTGGCAGTCTGGAATTCGTGCTCGCCGCCGAGAATGTCCTCAACGCGCGTCCCGATCCGATCCGGACGACGCTCTACTACGACACGCCCTACGACTCGACAAATTACTCAGCCGTCGGGCGGTTCATCAGCCTTGGAGTCAGCAAGACATGGTAA